From a region of the Takifugu flavidus isolate HTHZ2018 chromosome 18, ASM371156v2, whole genome shotgun sequence genome:
- the elob gene encoding elongin-B isoform X1 encodes MDVFLMIRRHKTTIFTDAKESTTVYELKRIVEGILKRPPEDQRLYKDDLLLSDGQTLGNCGFTNQTARPQAPATVGLAFRLGDDTFEQLRVEPFSTPPELPDVMKPQDSGSTANEQVVQ; translated from the exons GACGTGTTTCTTATGATTCGACGTCATAAGACGACGATCTTCACCGACGCCAAAGAGTCCACCACCGTTTACGAGCTGAAGCGCATCGTGGAAGGGATCCTGAAGAGGCCGCCTGAGGACCAGAGGCTTTACAAG GACGACTTGTTGCTGAGCGACGGACAGACGTTAGGAAACTGCGGCTTCACCAACCAGACGGCGCGGCCTCAGGCCCCGGCCACGGTGGGCTTGGCCTTCCGCCTGGGGG atgacaCGTTCGAGCAGCTGAGGGTGGAGCCTTTCTCCACCCCCCCTGAGCTCCCCGACGTCATGAAGCCGCAGGACTCTGGCAGCACAGCCAACGAGCAGGTCGtccagtga
- the elob gene encoding elongin-B isoform X2, producing the protein MIRRHKTTIFTDAKESTTVYELKRIVEGILKRPPEDQRLYKDDLLLSDGQTLGNCGFTNQTARPQAPATVGLAFRLGDDTFEQLRVEPFSTPPELPDVMKPQDSGSTANEQVVQ; encoded by the exons ATGATTCGACGTCATAAGACGACGATCTTCACCGACGCCAAAGAGTCCACCACCGTTTACGAGCTGAAGCGCATCGTGGAAGGGATCCTGAAGAGGCCGCCTGAGGACCAGAGGCTTTACAAG GACGACTTGTTGCTGAGCGACGGACAGACGTTAGGAAACTGCGGCTTCACCAACCAGACGGCGCGGCCTCAGGCCCCGGCCACGGTGGGCTTGGCCTTCCGCCTGGGGG atgacaCGTTCGAGCAGCTGAGGGTGGAGCCTTTCTCCACCCCCCCTGAGCTCCCCGACGTCATGAAGCCGCAGGACTCTGGCAGCACAGCCAACGAGCAGGTCGtccagtga